The Lycium ferocissimum isolate CSIRO_LF1 chromosome 1, AGI_CSIRO_Lferr_CH_V1, whole genome shotgun sequence genome includes a region encoding these proteins:
- the LOC132050035 gene encoding putative kinase-like protein TMKL1, translated as MELQRFLSLYIVFFIAFTTSCFTSSSTASDVQLLLQNIKPSLQGNTDNLLLSSWNTSVPICQWRGLKWVFTNGTSLLCTDLSSPQYTSFSLYRNPSLHLVSLQLPSANLTGTLPRELGELSTLESLYLGVNELHGNIPLELGYSSSLSDIELSGNNLSGTLPTSIWNLCDRLVSLKVHGNSLSGSLPNPALPDATCKKLEFLDFGQNMFSGTFPEFITMFNGLKELDLGDNKFSGAVPETLAALKLEKLNLSHNNFSGVLPNFGGEKFGGEVFEGNNPTLCGHPLGACSGSSGLSPGAIAGIVIGLMTALVVVASLLIGYFQGKKRKHADEEEEEFEEGEDEETGCGEGKLILFQGGEHLTLEDVLNATGQVMEKTSYGTIYKAKLADGGTIALRLLREGSCKDGGSCLTVIRQLGRVRHENLIPLRAFYQGKRGEKLLIYDYLPNRNLHELLHESRVGKPVLNWARRHKIALGIARGLAHLHGLETPITHGNVRSKNVLVDEFFVARLTEFGLDKIMIPAVADDIVALAKAEGYKAPELQRMKKCNSRTDVYAFGILLLEILLGKKPGKNGRNGDNVDLPAVVKVAVLEETTMEVFDVELLKGIRNPMEEGLVQALRLAMGCCAPVATVRPTMDEVVRQLEENRPRNRSALYSPAETRSGSGTPF; from the exons ATGGAACTTCAGAGGTTCCTCTCCTTGTACATTGTCTTTTTCATAGCCTTCACAACAAGCTGTTTCACTTCTTCTTCAACTGCATCTGATGTTCAGCTTCTCTTACAGAACATTAAACCTTCACTTCAAGGCAACACTGATAACTTGTTGTTATCTTCATGGAACACTTCAGTTCCTATCTGTCAATGGAGAGGTCTAAAATGGGTTTTCACAAATGGTACTTCTTTGCTTTGTACTGACCTTTCTTCACCACAGTACACAAGTTTTTCTCTTTATAGAAACCCATCTTTGCATCTTGTTTCACTTCAGTTACCATCAGCTAATCTCACTGGAACACTTCCAAGAGAACTTGGTGAGCTTTCTACACTTGAAAGTCTCTATCTTGGTGTTAATGAACTTCATGGGAACATTCCACTTGAGCTTGGGTATAGTTCTTCTTTATCTGATATTGAGTTGAGTGGAAATAACCTAAGTGGgacacttccaacttcaatatGGAATCTTTGTGATAGGCTTGTTTCTCTTAAGGTTCATGGTAATTCTTTATCTGGTTCACTTCCTAATCCTGCTTTACCTGATGCTACTTGCAAAAAGTTGGAGTTTCTTGATTTTGGACAAAACATGTTTTCTGGGACTTTTCCTGAGTTTATAACTATGTTTAATGGTCTTAAAGAGCTTGATTTAGGGGATAATAAGTTTTCAGGGGCAGTACCTGAGACATTAGCTGCATTAAAGCTGgaaaaattgaatctttcacATAATAATTTTAGTGGGGTGTTGCCTAATTTTGGGGGAGAAAAGTTTGGAGGAGAAGTGTTTGAGGGAAATAATCCTACTCTTTGTGGACATCCTTTGGGGGCTTGTAGTGGAAGTTCTGGTTTGAGTCCTGGTGCAATTGCtggtattgttattggtttAATGACTGCATTGGTAGTTGTGGCTTCATTGTTGATTGGGTATTTTcaagggaaaaaaaggaaacatgccgatgaagaagaggaggaaTTTGAGGAAGGTGAAGATGAGGAAACTGGTTGTGGTGAGGGGAAGCTTATATTGTTTCAGGGAGGTGAGCATTTGACTTTGGAGGATGTGTTGAATGCGACGGGGCAAGTTATGGAGAAGACGAGTTATGGGACTATTTATAAGGCAAAATTAGCTGATGGTGGAACTATAGCTTTGAGGTTGTTGAGGGAAGGAAGTTGTAAGGATGGAGGTTCTTGTTTAACTGTGATTAGACAGCTGGGAAGAGTTCGACACGAGAATTTGATTCCTTTGAGAGCTTTCTATCAAGGGAAGAGAGGGGAGAAGCTTCTCATTTATGATTATCTCCCAAACAGAAATCTTCATGAACTTTTACATG AATCAAGAGTTGGGAAGCCAGTTTTGAATTGGGCTAGAAGACACAAAATAGCGTTGGGCATAGCCAGAGGACTAGCACACCTTCATGGTCTGGAAACACCTATTACCCATGGGAATGTTAGGTCAAAGAATGTTCTTGTCGATGAATTCTTTGTTGCCAGGCTTACTGAATTCGGACTTGACAAGATAATGATCCCAGCAGTAGCTGATGACATCGTAGCACTTGCAAAAGCTGAAGGCTACAAGGCACCGGAGCTGCAAAGGATGAAGAAGTGCAATTCGAGAACTGATGTTTATGCTTTCGGTATCCTACTGCTGGAGATTCTGCTAGGAAAGAAACCTGGAAAGAATGGAAGAAATGGGGACAACGTCGATTTGCCTGCAGTAGTGAAAGTGGCAGTTTTGGAGGAAACGACAATGGAGGTATTCGACGTGGAGCTTTTGAAGGGAATTAGGAATCCAATGGAAGAAGGTTTGGTACAGGCGTTGAGACTCGCAATGGGTTGTTGTGCTCCTGTTGCTACTGTTAGACCGACGATGGATGAAGTAGTAAGGCAGTTAGAGGAGAACAGACCTAGAAACCGGTCTGCTTTGTACAGCCCTGCTGAAACTAGGAGTGGAAGTGGTACTCCCTTTTAA
- the LOC132050025 gene encoding probable pectate lyase 8 — protein MAVYWRSYLSLCSLLVVMLLVINATPGNSAEAAKQFQGLKNSTMADRLSEENVPNHEQHAVDDPEMVASMVDMSIRNSTERRKLGFFSCGTGNPIDDCWRCDKNWQRNRKRLADCAIGFGRNAIGGRDGKYYVVTDPNDDDPVNPRRGTLRHAVIQDRPLWIVFKRDMVITLKQELIMNSFKTIDGRGVNVHIANGACITVQFVTNIIIHGINIHDCKPTGNAMVRSSPSHYGWRTIADGDGISIFGSSHIWVDHNSLANCADGLIDAIMGSTAITISNNYFTHHNEVMLLGHSDSYVRDKIMQVTIAYNHFGEGLIQRMPRCRHGYFHVVNNDYTHWEMYAIGGSASPTINSQGNRYLAPTNPFAKQVTHRVVQSEEWKHWNWRSEGDLMLNGAFFTPSGHGAASSYARASSLAAKASSLVGTLTSNAGALTCRRGYQC, from the exons ATGGCAGTTTATTGGAGATCGTATCTCTCTCTCTGTTCATTGCTAGTTGTGATGTTACTAGTCATCAATGCCACTCCTGGTAACAG TGCTGAAGCAGCAAAGCAATTTCAGGGCTTAAAGAACTCGACAATGGCGGACAg GTTAAGTGAAGAAAATGTACCAAACCATGAACAACATGCTGTAGATGATCCAGAAATGGTGGCTTCAATGGTAGACAT GAGCATTAGGAATAGTACAGAGAGGAGGAAATTGGGTTTTTTCTCATGTGGAACTGGAAATCCTATTGATGATTGCTGGCGATGTGACAAAAATTGGCAACGTAACCGTAAGCGTCTAGCTGATTGTGCTATAGGCTTTGGACGCAATGCTATTGGTGGTCGCGATGGAAAATACTATGTTGTCACTGATCCAAATGATGACGACCCTGTAAATCCCCGACGTGGAACACTTCGTCATGCTGTAATCCAGGACAGACCGTTGTGGATTGTATTTAAACGCGATATGGTCATTACTCTTAAGCAAGAACTGATTATGAACAGTTTCAAGACAATTGATGGACGTGGTGTGAATGTTCATATTGCTAATGGGGCTTGTATAACTGTCCAATTTgttactaatattattattcatgGGATTAATATTCATGATTGTAAACCAACTGGTAATGCCATGGTTCGTAGCTCACCTAGTCATTATGGCTGGAGGACAATAGCTGATGGTGATGGCATTTCAATTTTTGGGTCCAGCCATATTTGGGTTGATCATAACTCTCTTGCTAACTGTGCTGATGGACTTATCGATGCTATCATGGGATCAACTGCAATTACCATCTCCAACAATTACTTTACACATCACAATGAG GTGATGTTATTGGGTCACAGTGACTCCTATGTTAGAGATAAGATTATGCAGGTGACTATTGCCTACAACCATTTTGGTGAGGGTCTCATTCAGAGAATGCCTAG GTGTAGACATGGTTATTTCCATGTAGTGAACAATGACTATACACATTGGGAGATGTATGCCATTGGTGGCAGTGCTTCTCCTACAATTAACAGCCAAGGGAACCGATACCTCGCCCCAACCAACCCTTTTGCCAAACAg GTGACACATAGAGTGGTGCAATCAGAAGAGTGGAAGCATTGGAACTGGAGATCAGAGGGAGACCTTATGCTTAATGGAGCTTTCTTCACCCCATCCGGACATGGCGCTGCATCCAGTTATGCTAGAGCTTCAAGTTTAGCAGCCAAGGCCTCTTCTCTGGTTGGCACTCTTACCTCAAATGCTGGTGCACTTACCTGTCGCCGGGGCTACCAATGTTAA